TCGGCACGAAGGTGGCCATCACCTCCAGCAAGCCGCAGACCACGCGGCACGCGATCCGAGGGATCGTGCACCGGACCGACGCGCAGTTGGTCATCGTGGACACGCCGGGACTGCACCGTCCCCGGACCCTGCTGGGAGAACGACTCAACGACCTGGTGCACGAAACGTGGTCCGAGGTCGATGTCATCGGCTTCTGCGTGCCCGCCGACCAGAAGATCGGTCCCGGCGATCGCCACATCGCCGCGGAGCTCGCCAAGGTGGCCCGTCGTACCCCGGTGATCGGTGTCGTCACCAAGACCGACGTGGTGAGCAGACCACGCGTGGCCCAACAACTGGTCGCCATGCAGGAACTCATGGACTTCACCGAGATCGTTCCGGTCTCGGCGGTGGACAGGTTCCAGATGGACGTTCTCTCCGATCTGCTGGTGCGGCAGGTTCCGGAGGGACCGCAGCTGTACCCGGACGGCGAGATCACCGACGAGCCCGAGGAGTCGTTGATCTCCGAACTCATCCGCGAGTCGGCCCTGGAAGGGGTGCGTGACGAACTGCCGCACTCACTGGCGGTGGCCATCGACGAGATGGCCCCCAGGGAGGACTACGACAACCTGGTGGACATCTACGCATCGCTGTACGTGGAGCGTTCCAGCCAGAAGGCCATCGTGATCGGTAGGAGCGGGGAACGCCTCAAGGAGGTCGGCGAGACCGCCAGGCGGCACATCCAGGCGCTGCTGGGCAGCAAGATTTACCTGGATCTGCAGGTGAAGGTCGCCAAGGAATGGCAGCGCGATCCCAAGCAGCTTCGCAAGCTGGGCTTCTAGGGTCGCGGCGCGAACTCGTTTGGCTCGCGTGATCGTATCTTCGACCGGGTTGGGACGTTCCGGTGTGTGAGTCCGGTCCACAGCAGGGCGGCGGGGCACATCCAGCAGCGATACGCCACCTGCCCGCCGCCTCGCGATGGGTCCGGCTCAGGCGCCGGCGCCACTGGTTTCTCGCGGGTCGGGGTCCGGGCTCGTAGCGGTGACCGGTTCGCGATGATCACTGCTATCGAGGGTCAGCGCGTCGTGATGATCCAGCCGAGTAGCGGTCCCGCGAGTGCTGCCTCCAGCCGTCATGGTGTTGCTCCTGACGCGAGTGGTGCTCTCCGCGCTACGCGTTTGTCGCTATCAACGGCATGGTGGCGATGCCGAGCAAGATCAGCGGCACGATCGCCAGGAGCACCAGCCCGAGCACGCAGTAGCCGACCGCCAGCCCGGCCGTGGCCATGCCGTCTCCCTCGGTCCCGTCGCGCCGGATCTGTTTCTTGGCCACGTGCCCGAACACTACGCCCAGGATCGCCGGTATGAGCCCCAGTCCCCACATGCATGTCAACAGGATGCTCGACAGCGAGAGCACCATCGAGGTGATCGCCATTCCGTTGTTCCGGGGAGGCTGCGCAGTGAGATAAACCGGTCCGCCCGGCTGGGCCGGCGGGTACTGCTGATACTGGGGGTGCTGCTGGTACTGCGGGTACGGTTGGCCCGGCTGGTAACCGGGATAACCAGCACCGCCGTACGACCCCTGGTAGGGATGGGGAAAGCCACCGCTGTCCGACGGCGGACTGTGCGGATTCTGATCGTACGGATCGCTCATGCTGCTCCTTCCGGGTTGTCGGCAAGATCCAACCACGCCGGACGACCGAAGTGACGCACCGTTCCCAACCGGCTGAGCCGTGGGTACGACCTGCTCGGTCGGCGTCGGCAGTGAATTCTCGTCCGCCGGGGTAGTACGGATTCGATGCGGCACCCCACCCTTGCGGTTCCTCGCCGTGGGAGAAATCGTGCGGTACGAGAACCGTACCGAGGCGCTTCTCCCGCGAGTGCCCCGAAATCGTAAGCGGGGGAGCCCTTCGTGCCCCACGGTCGTGGCGCGAGCCGGACTCCCGCGCGTTCGCCGGACATCGAGGTGGGACAAGCGTGCCCAGCTCGGGGACTCGTCGGAGGTGATTCTTGGGGACCGGATCCGCGGCCCGTCGATTCGGGCCGTTCCGTACGCTTTCGGTGGCCGTCGGGCTCGGCGTCCTCGCCGCGGTGTTGCTGATCTCACCCGTGGAGCCGCCGTGCCCGTTCAAGATGCTGGGACTGGACGGCCCCATGTGCGGGGGCACCCGCATGCTCCGGGCGTTGCTGGCGGGTGATCCGTTGCTCGCCCTGGAATTCAACGCCTTCGTACTGTTGGTGTTGTCCCCGGTGGCGCTGTCCTTGTTCGTGGCGGCGGCACGTTTCGAGCTGGGCAGAACACGGCGGATCTGGCCCGCGGGCCGCGGCGGGTCGACGTGCGCGTACCTGCTGGGGGCGGGGCTGCTGCTGTGGACGATCCTCCGCAACATTCCCGTTCCGCCCCTGACGACGCTGTCCACCTGAGTCCCCCGTGATGGGATGATGCGAACGTGAGCCTGTATCGGGATGTCGGTGTCGTGCTGCGCGTGGGCAAGCTCGGCGAGGCCGACCGGATCGTCACACTGCTGACCCGGCGGTACGGCAAGGTGCGCGCCGTGGCCAAGGGGGTGCGTCGCACCGGTTCCCGGTTCGGCGCCAGGCTGGAACCGTTCGCACACGTGGATGTCCAGCTGCACACCGGAAGAACGCTCGATGTGATCACCCAGGTGCAGACCCTGGACGCCTTCGGGATGGGGATAGTCGGTGACTACCGGCGCTACACCACGGCCTGCGCCGCGTTGGAGACCGTCGACCGCATCGTCGCGGAGGAACGCGAACCGGTGCTGCGCGTGTACCTGCTCACCGTCGGAGCGTTGCGCGCCTTCAGCGGCAGAGACCGGGATCCCTCGTTGGTGCTGGACTCCTTCGTGCTGCGGGCCATGGCGTTCGCCGGATGGTCACCGGCGCTGGGCGAATGCGCCCGTTGCGGTCTCGCCGGGCCACACCCGGCGTTCAGCGTGGCCGCGGGAGGCACTGTCTGCGCCGAGTGCAGACCCACGGGTGCGGTTCGTCCGGCCGCCACGACGATCCGACTGCTGAACGCCCTGCTCAACGGCGAGTGGGCAGTGGCGGAGGAGTCCGGTGAGTCCGTGCGCGGTGAGGCCAGCGGGTTGGTCGCCGCTCACCTGCAATGGCATCTGGAGCACCGGTTGCGGTCGTTGCCCCTGGTCGAGCGGCACGCGGCGGCTGATCCAGAGGTGCGTGAGCACGAGTCGCCGAATCCCGTGCCCGAGCTCATCCGGCAACGCGCGAGCGGGGTCGAGGACTCGGTCGAGCGCGACACTCCGACCGGGGCTGCCCAGTCGGCCCATTCCGGATCGGCCCAGCCCGATTCCGTCACCGGGTCGGGGGATTCGTGATAGTCCGTCCCTGTCGTCCCGAGGATGCCGTGGCGGTACGTCGGATCTGTGTGGCTACGGGGGACGCGGGGGAGCACTCGCGTCACATCCTGCGTGACCCGGAGCTGATGGCCCACGTTTTCGCGGGGCCCTATCTCGCCCTGCAACCGCGACTGTGTTTTCTGGCCGAGATCTCGGGACAACCGCTCGGTTATGCGGTGGCGGCGCTGGACTCGACCGAGTTCTACCACCGCTGGCAGCGGGAGTGGACCCCGGCGTTCGCGGCCAGTCATCCGCTCACCGGTGCCGAGGAACGATCCGACGACGCCGACGAGCACTTGCGGCTGTTGCTGCATCGACCGCTGCGAATGCTGTTGCCGGACTCGGGGAGCTATCCTTCGCACCTGCATATCAACGTGCTTTCCGGAGCCCGCCGTAGCGGACTGGGTGCGGCGCTGCTGCGCACACTGTTCACCGCGCTGGAACAGGCCGGTTCCCCGGGGGTGCAGCTCGGTGTGCGGGCCACCAATGCCGCCGCTCACGCGTTCTACCGTGCGATGGGGATGACACGCCTGCCGTTGGACGACGGCCCCGCCATCCGGTTCGGCCGACCACTGGGCGGGTAGTGCCGTCGCGTTCGCGAGAATGGGAGACGGTTCGGGAAGGACTCGGCCCAGCGACCACGAAGGGGACCCATCGATGCTGCGACGCCGCGGGCGGGACAGGGAAGCGCCGAACGTACGGGCGCCCGACCCGCATCCCTCCGGAGCACAACCCCCCTCACTTCCACCGGAGCTGGTGCCCAACCACGTCGCCGTGGTCATGGACGGCAATGGCAGGTGGGCGAACGAGCGCGGTCTGCCGCGTATCGAGGGGCACAAACGCGGTGAGGCGGTGGTCCTGGAACTGACGCGCGGGGCGATCCAGCTGGGGGTGCAGTGGCTGTCGCTGTACGCCTTCTCCACCGAGAACTGGAAACGCAGCCCCGATGAGGTCAAGTTCCTGATGGGCTTCAACCGGGACGTGATCCACCGCAGGGTGGACGAGCTCGACGAACTCGGTGTACGGGTGCGTTGGGCGGGTCGGCGTCCCAAACTCTGGCGCAGTGTCGTCGACGAGCTGCGGGCCGCGGAGCGGCGTACCGCCGAGAACCAGGTCATGAACCTGACGATGTGCGTCAACTACGGCGGGCGCGCGGAGATCGGCGACTCGGCACGTGAGATCGCCAGGCTCGCCGCGGCGGGCAAGATCAATCCGGACAAGGTGGACCAGCGTACGGTGGCACGCCACCTGTACCAGCCCCAGATGCCGGATGTGGATTTGTTCATCCGTCCCTCCGGGGAACGCCGCACCTCCAACTTCATGCTCTGGCAGTCCGCCTATGCCGAGATGGTCTTTCAGGACACGCTGTTCCCGGACGTGGACCGCACTCACTTCTGGGACGCCTGCGCCGCTTACGCGCGCCGTGATCGTCGATTCGGCGGTGCGGTGGACCGAACCGAGCCGGATTCGAGCTCGGCCGAGCCCGATGGGGAGCAACATTGATGTCGAGTGAAGCCGCCGGGACGGCCGATCTGCTGACAGTGGCCAAACGCGCGCTGGAGAACTACTACGAGGTACGGGTCGACGACGACGGCGCGCTGACCTTCCTGCACTCCGGTACGCCGTGCGCGTTGCAGGCGATGCGCCTCGCCGAGGGGCTGACCGTGCTGAGTCTGACCTGCGTAATCGCCTGGGACCTGCCCCAGGAGGACGCGATAGCTCGATGGGTGGCCGAACGCGCCGGCCAGGGCATGTTCGGCACGCTCGGTGTGGTGCGCACCGAGGGTGGAACGGATCTCACGCTGCGCTATGCGTTCCCCGCGGACGGGATGGCGGAGGAGCCGTTGGCCACGTTGCTGATGCTCGTGATTTCCGGCGGGTCGCAGCTGCGGGGGGAACTCGCCGAGGCGTTCGGTTCCGAGGTTGTGGCCGGGTTCGGCGATCCCGGCTGAACGGGACCTCGTTCCGGTGGCGGGGTTCCTCGAACCGGTGGCGGAGAGCACGGGCCCGACCAGTGAGCTCTCCGGGGGCCGTGTGGCCGTTCGTGACTCCGGTTCCCGGCATGTTCCGTGACGGGCGGGTGTCGCTCGCCCGGTGGATATCAGACTCCGCACTCGGAGCAGGTGCCGATTATCTCGACGGTGTGATCCACCTCGGAGAAGCCGTGCTCGGTGGCGATCCGTTCCGCCCAGTCCTCCACCGGGGGGTCCGCCACCTCGACCGTTCTGCCGCAGTACCGGCAGACCAGGTGATGGTGGTGGTCGGTGGAGCACTTCCGGTAGACGGCTTCCCCGGAGTCACTGCGAAGTACGTCGATCTCACCCGCGTCGGCCAGCGACTGCAGCGTGCGGTAGACGGTTGTCAGTCCGATACCTTCGCCGCGGTTCCGCAGCTGCTCGTGCAGTTCCTGCGCGGAGCGGAAATCGTCGATCTCGCTGAGTAGACGCGACACCGCGGCCCGCTGCTTGGTGGACCGCAGACCCGGGATCGCGGCCGAGGGACGCTCGCTGGAGGTCACGCTTTCTCCGTCTTCTGCTCGGGTGTGTGTACGGGGTTGTGAGTGGATTCTCGTTCTCGCGTGCGGAGCCCCGCTCAGGGGAGGTCGACGATCCCTCGGTCGAATCGTGTCATCGACTAGGGCGCGTTCACCGTGGAGGCGTTCTCGTCCTCCGAACCCTCTTCCGCGTGGGCTACGGCGTCCACGACTATGTGCGCCAGATGGTCGTCCACCAGCCGGTAGACCACCTCGCGCCCGTTGCGGCGGCCACGCACCACACCAGCCGTTTTCAGCACCCGGAGATGTTGGCTGATGAGCGGCTGGGCCACGCCGAGCGCGTCGACGAGTTCGTGCACACAGCGTTCGCCGACGCGCAGTTGCAGCACGATGGCGATCCGCACCGGCGCCGCCAGTGCCCGCAGCAACTCACCCGCCTCGGTAAGGGTCTCCGGGTCACCGGCGGGGACCGTGGCCGGTTCGGCTCGTTCGCCGGAGTGCTCTTCGTCGTTGCGCATGAGAGGTGATCAGCGGCACTACCACGTGATGACCGACCGCCCGCCGGTCACGGCGGTACGAGTCCTCCGAGGCACACGCGGCGCAGTGTCGTGGCCGAAGGGGTCCTTTCGTCGCCTCGTCGCGAGTTGGTCGCGGAACACCGTCCATCCTACGGGCGTCGTCCACTTCGGCGGGCGCAGCCGAGGTCGCGGGTGTCGGCACTGCGGGGTGGGGCCGCGCCGCCCGCGATGCTGCCTCGGTACGCTGGGAAACTCACCGTCGGGAATCCGCGGGACCAGCCCGGCCGACTCGTCGAGTACCGAACCGACTTCCGGCCGGAGCCCGAGCAACCAGCGACAAGCGTGGAGTGAGCGTGCCCACCGACCAGATCGAAACGATCGTGAATCTGTGCAAGCGTCGTGGCTTCGTCTACCCGAGCGGCGAAATTTACGGCGGTACCCGGTCGGCATGGGATTACGGGCCGCTCGGGGTGGAGCTCAAGGACAACATCAAGCGCCAGTGGTGGCGCAGCATGGTGCAGGGGCGGGACGACGTCGTCGGCCTGGACTCCTCGGTCATCCTGCCGCGCGAGGTATGGGAAGCGTCCGGGCACGTGCAGGAGTTCGTGGATCCGTTGGTCGAGTGCACCGCCTGTCACCACCGGCACCGTTCCGACCAGCTCGCCGAGGAGTACGCCGAGCGTACCGGCAAGGACGTCGACGACAGCGACCTCTCCGAGGTGCCCTGCCCGAACTGCGGGAACCGCGGCCAGTTCACCGAGCCGAAGATGTTCAACGGCCTGCTCAAGACCTTCCTGGGTCCTGTCGACTCGGAGGAGGGGCTGCACTACCTGCGCCCGGAGACGGCTCAGGGCATCTTCGTCAACTTCCTGAACGTGATGACCACGGCGCGCAAGAAACCGCCGTTCGGGATCGGCCAGGTCGGCAAGTCGTTCCGCAACGAGGTGACCCCCGGAAACTTCATCTTCCGCACCCGCGAGTTCGAGCAGATGGAGATGGAGTTCTTCGTCGAGCCGGGTGAGGACGAGTCCTGGCACGAGTACTGGATCGCCAACCGCACCGAGTGGTACACCGGGCTCGGCATCGATCCGAACAACATCCGCCATTACGAGCACCCCAAGGAAAAGCTCTCGCACTACTCCAAGCGGACCGTCGACATCGAGTACCGCTTCGGCTTCAGCGGCAGCGAGTGGGGTGAGCTGGAGGGCGTCGCGAACCGGACGGACTTCGACCTGACCACCCACTCCAATCATTCCGGCGTGGACCTGTCGTACTTCGACCAGACCAGCAACTCCCGCTACCGTCCCTACGTGATCGAGCCCGCGGCCGGGCTCGGCAGGCCGATGATGGCCTTCCTGGTCGACGCCTACCGCGAGGACGAGGCCCCCAACGCCAAGGGCGGGGTGGACAAGCGCGTCGTGCTCAAGCTCGACCGCAGGCTGGCGCCGATCAAGGTCGCGGTGCTGCCGCTGTCGCGGAACGCCGATCTCTCCCCGAAGGCGCGGGACGTCGCGGCCACGCTGCGCCGCAACTGGAACATCGACTTCGACGACGCGGGTGCCATCGGAAGGCGCTACCGCAGGCACGACGAGATCGGTACCCCGTTCTGCGTCACGGTCGACTTCGACTCGCTGTCCGATCACGCGGTTACGGTGCGCGAACGCGACACGATGGAGCAGGAGCGGGTGGCCATCGACAAGCTGGAGGCGTACCTGGCGGCTCGCCTGGTCGGCTGCTGATCCCGGGGCTCGCGCGTCGTCGGTGGCGGATCTGCAACGATGCGTGACGTGACCCATCACCCCGAAACCGGCCGGACGCGGCGCCGTGGGCGCATCACCGTCTGGATCGGCAGAGCATTCCTCGGTGCGCTGCTGGTCGCCTCGCTGGTGCTCGGTGGTACCGCTTTCCGGGTCTGGCAGGTAGCGCTCGTCGATCATCGGCGCAGCGCCGACATGATCGTGGTTCTCGGGGCCGCGCAGTACAACGGGGACCCCTCCCCGGTGTTGCGCAGCAGGCTGGAGCACGCGCTGGAGCTCTATCGGAGTGGGCTCTCCGAGCACATCGTCACTGTCGGCGGTAACCAGGCCGGTGACAACTACACGGAGGCCCAGGCGGGCAGCATGTGGTTGATCGAGCAAGGGGTGCCGCCGGGAGCCGTGGTGGAGGCCGAGGTCGGCAGCGACACGCTGCGCAGCATCCGTGCCGTCTCCGAGGTCGCCGAGCGCCGCGACTGGGACTCGGCGCTGATCGTCAGCGACCCCTGGCACTCCTGGCGGTGTCGGACCATGGCCGAGGACCAGGGGTTGCGGGCCATGGTCTCGCCGACCAGGAGCGGCCCGACCGAGGACGTGCGGACCGCCTACATCCTGCGCGAGGCGGCCGCGATGTTGTTCTACCGCCTCATGCACGCCTCGGCGGACGTCACCGGATACGGACTCGGGTAGCGGTAGGAGTTCATCGGCCCACCGCCGACGCGCTGACTCGTTCGCGGCGTGTTGTCGGATCCGTTCCGTAGGCTGTGGTCGATGTCCGCACTCCGGCCGCCGGGCTACGCCGAGCACGACTCACAGCGGCTGGTCGACGAGTCCCCCAAGGTCTCCGAGTCGGCCGGCGGGGAGCCGCTGCCGCGTGCGCCCTTCGCACGTGATCGTGCGCGCGTGCTGCACTCGGCAGCGTTGCGTCGTCTCGCGGGCAAGACTCAGGTGATGGGGCCCGGTGAGGGTGATGTCCCCCGGACGAGGCTCACCCATTCCCTGGAGGTCGCACAGATCGGTCGCGCCATCGCGGTGGAGCTGGGAACCGACCCCGACGTGGTGGACACCGCCGGGTTGGCCCATGACATCGGTCATCCGCCGTTCGGCCACAACGGGGAAGACGCGCTCGCGGAGCTCGCGGCGGACTGCGGTGGTTTCGAGGGCAACGCACAGACGTTGCGGATCCTGACCAGACTCGAACCCAAGCTGGTGGCTCCGGACGGTACCGAGTGCGGTCTCAATCTCACCCGTGCCTGCCTGGACGCCGCCACGAAATACCCGTGGCCGCTGTCGCACGACGGATACGGCAAGTTCGGGGTCTACGAGTCGGACTCGGCCGTGTTCCGGTGGCTGCGACTGGGAGCGCCTTCCCGCGCGCGTTGTCTGGAGGCCCAGATCATGGACTGGGCCGACGACGTCGCCTATTCGGTGCACGACTTGGAGGACGGGGTGCACACCGGGCGGATCGCACCGCGGGCTCTGTTGGATCCCGAGGAACGTGGGGAGATCCTGCGTATCGCGGACAAGTACTTCCGTGGGCAGCGACCGCTGGACACCGGATCGTTGGAGGCGGCGGCTTTCGAACTGGTGGCGAACCCCGCTCTCGCGGCCGTGCTCGACTACGACGGTTCGGTCACCGCGCAGGTGGCGCTCAAGCGGCTGACCAGTGAGCTGGTGGGACGGTTCGTCGCCGCGGCGGTACGAGCCACCAGGTCGGAGTTCGGGACCGGTCCGCTGACGCGTTACGCGGCCGATCTGGTGGTGCCGGAAGAGGTGGCCGCCGAGGTGGCGGTACTCAAGGCCATGGCACTGCGTTACGTCATGAGCGATCCGGAGCGGCTGCGGCTGCAGGAGTCCCAGCGTCGGATCCTCACCGAGTTGGTCAATGTGCTGGCGCGGGCCGCTCCTGCCTCGTTGACTCCGGCGGCGCGGGTCGCCTGGGAGGCCGCCTCCGACGACCGCGGGCGACTGCGTGCCTTGCTCGATCAGGTGGCCTCGTTCACCGACGCCCAAGCGGTGTCCTGGCATGCACATTGGGTGACTAAAACCGGTTATTCAGTGTGACCTATGTCAGACAAGGCAGCGTAAAACGCATCTGTTGGTGCACGCTAATACGCAGCGTGATTTTTACTGGTCATGATTCCAACTTTCGTGTGAAAATTTGCGGCAGTCCCCGATAAGCCGCCAGGAGCCCCGATGTCCAACGACGTGAACCGGCATCACATCCAGAAGGTCGTCGTCGACGGCGAGCCCTACATCAACTCGGACAATGTCGCCGACTGGGTGACGGATCTGCGCTGGCAGGATCCCGCCGCCGAACGCGCGGCCGGCTACATCGCCCAGGAGCTCCGCCTGATGGGGCTGGCCGACATCGAGGAGACGCTGGGGTAATCGAGGAGACGCTGGGGTAGTAGCCTCCCGCGGCCTCTTCGCCGCTTCGGCCGCCCGACGGTCGGACTCGGCGGAATCCCTCCGAAAGCTCGCCCGGTACGGCCTCTCACTGGCAGACTCGCCTCCGGTAAAGCCTCGCGAGACCGATCGGAGTACCGCGTCGTGGTGAACACCGAGTTGCGATTCCTGTGGTGGCTGCACCGGCGGCTCGCCCCCGACCCCCGTGAGAACCACTGCTGGTCCCCGTACTCGGTGACGACGGCACTGGGGCTGCTCGCGGAGATCACGCGGGGACGGACCCGCGCCGAGGTCGTCGAGGCCCTGGGGACGGATCCGGCGGAGCCGGAGTTCGTCGAATCGCTGAACGCGGCAGCGCGTCCCGAGGCCGAATCCCGGGACAGCGTCGAATCCCGGGACAGCGTCGCCCTCGCGGTCGCCAACCGGCTGTGGGCCGACGAGCGGCTACCGCTCGAAACGGACTCCCCGGCGGCACTCGAACAGCGGTTCGGCGCGGGGATTCGCACCGCCCCGTTCCGGGACGCCCCGGAACGGACACGGGAGCGGATCAACCAGGACGTGGCGGACGTGACCCGGCAGTTGATCCCCGAGCTGGTCAAACCGGGAGCGGTGAACTCGGACACGGTCGCGGCGCTGGTCAACGCGCTGTACCTGAAGGCGCCGTGGCAGGAGGTCTTCGATCCGAACGAGACGAGATCCGGTTCGTTCCTTACTCCGGCAGGGGAACAACCTGTCTCACTCATGCGTGTGAGCGCTCGACTCGGCTACGCCCATCATCACGGTTGGCGGGTCGTTCGGGCGGGACTGGAGGGAGGCTTCGACGCGTTCGTGCTGTTGCCCGACGCGGAGCTGGCCACCGCGGAACCGGCGCTCGACCATGACACGCTGCTCCGGCTGCTCGAAGCGGTCGAGGAGTGTCCGGTCGAACTCCGGTTGCCGCGCTTCGCCGTGTCCGGTTCCGGCGAGCTGGACGATCCGCTGGCGGCCTTGGGAGTGCGCCGGGCATTCACGCCCGCCGCGGACTTCGCGCCCCTGACTCCGCGGCCGCTGCGGGTATCCACCGCGCTGCACGAGGCCGTGCTACGGGTCGACGAGCACGGTGTGGAAGGAGCGGCCGCCACCGCGGTGATGATGCGGTTGACCTCGTTGTTCGACGATCCCGTGCGAGTACGGGTGGATCGGCCGTTCCTGTTCCTGCTCCGTCACCGGCAGAGCGGGTTCGTTCACTTCCTGGCAAGGATCACCGACCCCGGTGGGCCTCGCTGAGCCCGGGGGCCTCACCAACTCCGGCGTGACTCGCTCATCCCGCCGGTTTCGACCGCCGACAGCGGCTCAGCCGTAGGGGGCGAGCACGAGATCCTGGTCAGTTTGTCCGGGTTGACGATGTCGTGGATCTCCGCGACACACCCGTCGCGTACGGCGAACCCCACCACGCGCACCGCCGCCGAATCGCGGAAGACGTCCCCGCTAGAGGTTCCGGGAAGCAGCAACCCCGGATCCCCGTTGACCAGTACCGATCGAACGTTCGACGGAGTGGGGGACGGGTACTTGCGCATCAGGCTGAGCAGGAAACGGGTTACCTTGTCCCGCCCGTGGACCGGTCGCAACGCGGTGCGGGCCT
This portion of the Actinopolyspora lacussalsi genome encodes:
- a CDS encoding GTP-binding protein Era (product_source=KO:K03595; cath_funfam=3.30.300.20,3.40.50.300; cog=COG1159; ko=KO:K03595; pfam=PF01926,PF07650; smart=SM00382; superfamily=52540; tigrfam=TIGR00436), whose protein sequence is MTSSSETHRSGFACFVGRPNAGKSTLTNALVGTKVAITSSKPQTTRHAIRGIVHRTDAQLVIVDTPGLHRPRTLLGERLNDLVHETWSEVDVIGFCVPADQKIGPGDRHIAAELAKVARRTPVIGVVTKTDVVSRPRVAQQLVAMQELMDFTEIVPVSAVDRFQMDVLSDLLVRQVPEGPQLYPDGEITDEPEESLISELIRESALEGVRDELPHSLAVAIDEMAPREDYDNLVDIYASLYVERSSQKAIVIGRSGERLKEVGETARRHIQALLGSKIYLDLQVKVAKEWQRDPKQLRKLGF
- a CDS encoding hypothetical protein (product_source=Hypo-rule applied), which codes for MTAGGSTRGTATRLDHHDALTLDSSDHREPVTATSPDPDPRETSGAGA
- a CDS encoding hypothetical protein (product_source=Hypo-rule applied; pfam=PF13828; transmembrane_helix_parts=Outside_1_82,TMhelix_83_105,Inside_106_125,TMhelix_126_148,Outside_149_160); the encoded protein is MSDPYDQNPHSPPSDSGGFPHPYQGSYGGAGYPGYQPGQPYPQYQQHPQYQQYPPAQPGGPVYLTAQPPRNNGMAITSMVLSLSSILLTCMWGLGLIPAILGVVFGHVAKKQIRRDGTEGDGMATAGLAVGYCVLGLVLLAIVPLILLGIATMPLIATNA
- a CDS encoding hypothetical protein (product_source=Hypo-rule applied; pfam=PF10825; transmembrane_helix_parts=Inside_1_11,TMhelix_12_34,Outside_35_65,TMhelix_66_88,Inside_89_100,TMhelix_101_123,Outside_124_137), which encodes MGTGSAARRFGPFRTLSVAVGLGVLAAVLLISPVEPPCPFKMLGLDGPMCGGTRMLRALLAGDPLLALEFNAFVLLVLSPVALSLFVAAARFELGRTRRIWPAGRGGSTCAYLLGAGLLLWTILRNIPVPPLTTLST
- a CDS encoding DNA repair protein RecO (recombination protein O) (product_source=KO:K03584; cath_funfam=2.40.50.140; cog=COG1381; ko=KO:K03584; pfam=PF02565,PF11967; superfamily=50249,57863; tigrfam=TIGR00613), coding for MSLYRDVGVVLRVGKLGEADRIVTLLTRRYGKVRAVAKGVRRTGSRFGARLEPFAHVDVQLHTGRTLDVITQVQTLDAFGMGIVGDYRRYTTACAALETVDRIVAEEREPVLRVYLLTVGALRAFSGRDRDPSLVLDSFVLRAMAFAGWSPALGECARCGLAGPHPAFSVAAGGTVCAECRPTGAVRPAATTIRLLNALLNGEWAVAEESGESVRGEASGLVAAHLQWHLEHRLRSLPLVERHAAADPEVREHESPNPVPELIRQRASGVEDSVERDTPTGAAQSAHSGSAQPDSVTGSGDS
- a CDS encoding ribosomal protein S18 acetylase RimI-like enzyme (product_source=COG0456; cath_funfam=3.40.630.30; cog=COG0456; pfam=PF00583; superfamily=55729); translation: MAVRRICVATGDAGEHSRHILRDPELMAHVFAGPYLALQPRLCFLAEISGQPLGYAVAALDSTEFYHRWQREWTPAFAASHPLTGAEERSDDADEHLRLLLHRPLRMLLPDSGSYPSHLHINVLSGARRSGLGAALLRTLFTALEQAGSPGVQLGVRATNAAAHAFYRAMGMTRLPLDDGPAIRFGRPLGG
- a CDS encoding undecaprenyl diphosphate synthase (product_source=KO:K00806; cath_funfam=3.40.1180.10; cog=COG0020; ko=KO:K00806; pfam=PF01255; superfamily=64005; tigrfam=TIGR00055), with the translated sequence MLRRRGRDREAPNVRAPDPHPSGAQPPSLPPELVPNHVAVVMDGNGRWANERGLPRIEGHKRGEAVVLELTRGAIQLGVQWLSLYAFSTENWKRSPDEVKFLMGFNRDVIHRRVDELDELGVRVRWAGRRPKLWRSVVDELRAAERRTAENQVMNLTMCVNYGGRAEIGDSAREIARLAAAGKINPDKVDQRTVARHLYQPQMPDVDLFIRPSGERRTSNFMLWQSAYAEMVFQDTLFPDVDRTHFWDACAAYARRDRRFGGAVDRTEPDSSSAEPDGEQH
- a CDS encoding hypothetical protein (product_source=Hypo-rule applied; superfamily=55961): MSSEAAGTADLLTVAKRALENYYEVRVDDDGALTFLHSGTPCALQAMRLAEGLTVLSLTCVIAWDLPQEDAIARWVAERAGQGMFGTLGVVRTEGGTDLTLRYAFPADGMAEEPLATLLMLVISGGSQLRGELAEAFGSEVVAGFGDPG
- a CDS encoding Fur family ferric uptake transcriptional regulator (product_source=KO:K03711; cath_funfam=1.10.10.10; cog=COG0735; ko=KO:K03711; pfam=PF01475; superfamily=46785) yields the protein MTSSERPSAAIPGLRSTKQRAAVSRLLSEIDDFRSAQELHEQLRNRGEGIGLTTVYRTLQSLADAGEIDVLRSDSGEAVYRKCSTDHHHHLVCRYCGRTVEVADPPVEDWAERIATEHGFSEVDHTVEIIGTCSECGV
- a CDS encoding ArsR family transcriptional regulator (product_source=KO:K03892; cath_funfam=1.10.10.10; cog=COG0640; ko=KO:K03892; pfam=PF01022; smart=SM00418; superfamily=46785), producing MRNDEEHSGERAEPATVPAGDPETLTEAGELLRALAAPVRIAIVLQLRVGERCVHELVDALGVAQPLISQHLRVLKTAGVVRGRRNGREVVYRLVDDHLAHIVVDAVAHAEEGSEDENASTVNAP